In Capsicum annuum cultivar UCD-10X-F1 chromosome 8, UCD10Xv1.1, whole genome shotgun sequence, the genomic window ATGGAAGTAAGATATTTATAGACAAGAATAATGGAGAGAGAGAATATTAAAGGGATTGACGTGAGAAATAAGGTGCTTTAGGGGAtcatcaacaccaccaccaccatactTTCATTAATTTCCCAATTCTGTGTGTGTGTTGCTTCAAAGAAGGTTTTACTTTCTTTGAaggaataaataattaatgctaGTATAATATATAGTCTGATGATTTGGCTGGCGGCTCTCTTTGCTCCAAGGCGGCGGGTGCCTCCTACACCTATTTATCTGAATATTTGGTTCCAAATCATACATAATGGGACCTGCTTCTGTTCGACTATGACATCTAtactaactaaaaaaaaattaagagttaATAGGAAAAACCAAATTACTTTAAACATCCCATTTTTTAAGTTTTATATCCAAATTATCGTTATCACTTGTATAAGTCTTCTATCTGAACTATATATCgttattaatttcttaaaacatctcttaaaacttaaataattaatagcTTGAGAGAAGTATCATGCTGAAACTAGTTTAGAATACAATAAGTTTGATACAAATTTTGTATGTTTATTAAGAAAACCATTAATATGTACACTCAATAAACTTCAGAATCATAaacttaatttcaaatcatgatattatCACATGAAAAAGTATGTGAAAGCTAATTACGCATTTATCACTTCTCAAATGTTTGTTAAACCTCGGGCTAGGCCTATATGGTAGGACATGGCTTCATAAACAAGGTGATTATATTGTACTTACAAGATGATCTGTATATATTATGTGCGTTTTATTACTATTGGAAGATCTAAAGTTTATGTGATATGTATGTATCattatatattaatgaaatatTAATTCGGAAATTAAAGGCTCGATGTAATTTTATAAGatcaatctttttaaatttaaaacaatATAATATGTTACAACTTGAGTTTGACTTGCAGATACAACTTGTTGAGTTCTTACTTTTTTTCAGGTACACCCCCTGCCCCTGGTTGCCAATGGAACAGTGATGGATTTGCCTACAACATCTTCAACGTTCATTTGTGGAAATAATTATGGGatttcatatattattatattctttATACGAGTCAAAAATGGTTGATTTTTGAACGAAGTCTCTATGTGGTGATCATGTAAATAGTGTCcggaaattttacttttttggaaaAATTCACACATAAAATTAGTCACTTagatgagataaaataattttgtgaTTTGTGATCTTATTGATATATAACGGATAACTGATATTTCTCTCGCGAAAAAGTCGTAGTGCAGCtaagtaattttctaaattagtattgtattatatgttgaattgttattttttttttttgaactttttcttatgtttactttttttatattttaactatGTTTATGAAAAATTTGGCTTCACTGTTTTTGTTGTTAGCTATGAGAGCTTTCCACCATAAACTTACTAGGAGATGTGATTGTGACTTTTGAGTAATTACCATTAGCATTTACTAGTGTTTATTGACATTGGAGATATATCAGTAGCAGTAGCAGGATGAAAATGATGGGCAATTCTTGGATCAGAACAAAAACTGGGGTCACATTTGATGGTTAAATATATCTCGTCTACTAAATTTTACAATGGACAAAATTGGGGTGGCTTCTTTTTTACTTTGGTCCCTAAAATAGATGTGTACCTATACTATAGTAGGCTATTAGCTACTCTATACTTATTGGGAAAATGTGGCTCATCATCACACTTCACGCTTATATCATTCTTCCTCCTCATTCCATCCACGTGTCATTTAGAGATCCAGAGTACATATTATTGGGACTGATCATAAGTATAATTTATCTCTTGAAATAATTGAGTTCTTACTTCTTAAGTTCTCCCTTATTAGGAGAAAAAAAACAATCTCATTGTTATTGAGGAGGTTTTTGGATAGGTTAACTTACAACCATTACTATGATCTTGGTCCCACTAATTAATCTCAAATCTTTATCTCATTTACATTTGAGCCATTCATTTTGGATAAACATGATTATAATGGGATAAGTAAGTAACCAACATTTATAATTTCACCAACCAATGGTATCACCAAATTAAAAGAACATGATCAATAAGAATTAAGCCTTTTTATGACCTCCAACTTGTTAGTAATTTCTTCTCTGATTATTGTTAATAATTAGTGCATAAGAGACTAAATATCAGGTTCATGGACTTATCCAACAAATCGATAACTTTCTTGTAAGAATAATGCACAAAATTTTGTGccaaagaatatttttttctttgtggtGCGCCCATGCCACAAATACAATATAGGTACTGTGCAAGCCATTATTATTGGATTCTTCTGATAGACAAGTTTGTGCTTTCAAAGAATGTGTCCATGggcataaatatatttatatgtatatgtatatatagctaGAGCTGCTGTGAGTTATGATGGCAGTAATAATGAGAAAAAGACTAGGAAGTTCAAACAAGATAGTGACCTCAAGGCATTAGCAGAATCCTCTCTttttttcacttgtaaaattactGTCACTGGAAAAAAACGTGTACCTCATAAAATGCCCCTTTGTTTTCGTCATGGTCTATTTGGTTTAAATCCAATTAATTGGAAGCTGATCAATCTCCTGACTTCATTTTTGTGATAATTGTATAAGATGTCTCTTTCAACACTTTGGGATATTGCAACTTGCTTAGACCACGGTTGATGTAATAGCCGCTTGTTAATCCAAAATCTAAAAGCACGAAACGCCGATTAAAATTGTAGTGGAGTGATAAATATTTCTTCATCTATAATTCGAGGTCTCGCATTCAAGTTTTGGTATAGAGTTGTCTCTATTAGGGAGCGTGTTACTAATCACTATTGAAATTTTCCGAcgcaaattcaaatttaatctaaTCTCGATCAAGAACAAACAGAAATCGAAGTTATCTTTGACACTACTAAAGCGATTTTGTTTTACTCACCTACCAAATAGATTTAGCACAACTAACAAGCAACTTTAGTATAGATAATCCAAAGAAACCCAATGTTGGTACAAATCAACTGTTTTCGTGTTATAATAATTGTACTTACCCTATAAATATTGTGTCTTTTCTCGATAATTATCTGAACATGACTTAATGGTTACACTATAAGTCCTTGTCTAAATCTTTGTAGGACACAAAGGATAATGCACCATCTAGTTTGAACAATTAATCGTTTTGAtaaattagatttattttaaagtatttaactagaaaaacaaaacaaaatatttattactgtttcttttatcaaaaaattaaccTTTTCGGCTTGAATTTGTGGAATGTTATTAAGTGGGACACTTACATGATGATTTTAAAGTTTAAGCATATAGAAGTACTTATTATTTGACTAAGACTAAGAAATATTATTTTCGAATAGTGATAAGTAATACGGACAGCAAACAATAATTATCTACAACAATTGACATCAATTTGTGTGGGAAAAAAATTGGCTTAAATCATTGTCAGTCACTTAAATTTatcccgaaaattcacttagacccctcaactaaggcttgtacctatcagaTTCCTAAAGTGCTAAATTTGGTACTTATCAGACACAAAATGCTGATTTGGCAAGGAGAGTGCGCGTGAATAGTGtctcaaatgattttttttttttttaaatcacatTTATTTAGtacaataataaatttttaattaaaaaaagaaaaagaaaaacagtGGAAGCCATGAACTTTAGCCGTGGAAAACTGTTCAAATTGTTAATACATGAACTTTCCGACGAAAGTTCCGGCTATGATGGAAAACTTTAACAGTGGAAAACAATCTTGTTAACATAGAAGAATGGCTGGCGATATTAACATTAACAATGTATTAACAATTTGATTTAGGTGGAAAACTTTAGCAGTGAAAAACAATCTTTTTTTTAGAAATCAAATTGTTAATACAtgaacttcttttctttttcttttgattaaacTTTTCAGAAAAGCTTAGTGACCAAGAGCATAAACAAGTTTCGCCGGATTACTGAGTTACTAAGTTTTGAAATGCAAATTCTTAAAATTGAATTtctgatttatattttttgttcttctGGTCGCCATTGATTTCGTCTTCAGTGGCAACTTAGGATGACGAAGGGAAGTTGATGGAGGAGGGAGGGGCGGGGTGGGGTAGATCAATTGTCATTTGTGGGTGGGTGGGTGTGACGACATGGGGGGTTATGGTGAAGAAGACAACTACTAGGgggtggtttttttttttgaattaaaaaattattattaaatagatatttaaatagaaaaatagaaaaaattaaaaattctacgtataattttttttttgccacaatttttttttaattgattaattttgtCACGTCAAGCGAGTGTATTACACACACTCTATGTTTGTTATtgattacataaaaaatatttgattggaTCAAAATTTAAGATGTTAGGAATATGATaagtatatattttagttgagggtctaaattaattttcaaaataagtttgaggatctaccaatgtcttaagccaaaaaaaaattcataattgcaAAGATTAATGAAAAGTGAACTTGCACTCAAAAGTCATtgttatatgtatatttgtgtgtTAAAAAGTAAGAAAGAGCCGTAATAGAGTTTGAAGTGACTGAATCTCTAGTTGTGAAGTGTGAACAAGTGATGACTACATTGTTGTGTCAtttctttgcttttttttaaaaaaataatttttaattttatttttctttgtgtaATTTggatatatcatatatattttgtGGAGGgccacattttatttttttccagtgTTAGTGGcaagaatcaaaactcatgtttaTCCACGAAAGTTCATAATGTGACCAGAGGCGGAGCTAGCCTATTAAAGAGGGTTTGAACGAATCCTCTTTGACagaaatttatattattaatatgcgattaaaatattttttgtttataaattctagatgttgaacccccttcaatgaatttttcttaaaactttaaatcCCTTAACAAAAATTCTAGCTCCGCCTTTAAATGCAACGTACTTCACTTTTTGCCTAACAATTTGGTCATCACTTGCATTCTTAAGATAACGAATTACTTAATGGAGCTCTGGATTTGGATATAAGAATATCTGCTATGCGTCCAATAATAGAAACCATTGGATTAGGTTAGATAGATTAGATAAAAAAGAGTGAGAATTCAACGGTTCTACTTTTGGTGTGTGGGGGCGTGGGGGTGGGAGTGGGGGTGGGGGAAGAGAGACCAAACAACTACAATTACTATTTGTTGAGTTTTGGGAATTGTGTGCTATTGTTTTTTTTGTAATCGTATTTTCTAGATCAATTTGGGtgtattttgattaattttatgaGGTAGTAGGTTTTTATTAGGTATagttaattaaaatttgaatttaagacTTTATGATTCTCACCTACGTTTTAACCTCTAAGCCACTTTGGGTGCATACAATTGTGCTATTTTTATGACAATAGACAGGTAAAATTTTGGGTTCCAGCTTAATTTAAGTAAAGTTACATAAATCTCAATTCTTTTGGagctaattattttttatcgcaatttttcaaaaattattaaaaaaatcctAATTAGTCCATAGATACATCACATTCTTTCGAATatatcaattaattttatacGAATACATCTCATTCTTTCGATTCATCAATTAATTTTACATGAATACATCATATTCTTCTAGAAACATCACTTAGTTTCACATAAATACATCACATTTTTAAGTGATGTATCTAAACTTTTAAGTAAAATTAGAAATTTATGTAAATtattccaaaaaattaaaattttaaataatcatgataaatgaagttataatataatatttttttttcttaatttaaatacAATTAAACAGTCCATTTTGAGGGGAAATAATCCCTACCAATATCAACTCCAACACGTTTAAGAATGAGAAAATATTTATCacctcaaatttttatttaatgtaatatttttaaggatcatttggtagagtgtataagaataatgcagaatatagtgtattagtaatgcttgtattagttatgctgaTATCGTTTCTTATacattatttggtttgatgtattagaaataatatatctacataatttatataaaagaaatgtttgtttataaaaatacccttctttgactTATTACACTTTTTCTGCAATAAAGTTTTttgtcatctcaaacataatcagtattgttgaactagtatatagaggtttaAGATTAATTGCAAGACTTTCATCTTTACGCATGAAATATTACGCCGACgaattaacatagtcgaaacaaaaataaaatataagatgtAGAATTAAGGAATAgtctcaagaattttttttaatttttttaaagacccTAGAAGCAAAGTAAAGATATGTTgcagttatttaaatcaactattcattgttgtaaattaaaatgatGGAAAAAGGATTGTAAAATCTTTTGAGAAGATTTACCGttgcaaattaaaatggtgggagaaggaattatgaaatatttaagagaaaaattgaggagtattaaggtcatttaataaattaatgcatgtctttaaagtctttgtattactaatacataggaaataaTGTGTATCactaatacacacctcaatataGAATAATGTGTATAACTAattcttgcattagttatacataggcaaaaaGATGTAACAAATAAGATACTAGTAACACACACATTAACTAATGTAGggattatattttttcaatacactctatcaaactaTCTTTTTTTAAGTATCTGAATCTTTGAAGGGAAAGTAAAGACAAAGGGAAAAGGAACAAAAAAGAACAATTGCATAGGGAGCCATGTGGATAATAAGCCAACTCAAGATGGAACTGCAGCTACCATTCATCATCTTATCTTCAGTACATCCACTAATTTGCTCATAAATCATGGGCCATACCAGCACTAACTACTTGGGCTTTCCCTTTCCATGGGCCTATGGCCGATCCAGCCAATTCTGAAATGGGCTTCAGGGTAGGCCGGAATGTATATCGATGTGATGATACAAGTAGGTATACAGCTAGCAATAAGCCTCTCAGAACTCAACACACTAATTCCTTCATGAATTAAACAACAGCTTTATTTTGAAACCCAAAAGCAGCCGTCTACTAGTGGCTATTTTTCAATTACAAGTGTTGTTTTGTGAATTTTTCCCTCTTCTGGCATTGGTCACTGTTATGAACCATTTTGGCTGAGTCCAGAATGCAACAAGTCTTACGTCATATGGCTGCTAAAAAAATGTGATCAAATAATTCCTTGGGCAAGGAGTCATGtgtagtgcacaagatcatacAAATGCGGAAGTTAACATTGCAATTTGCGGACGCTTATAACCTCGGCAAATTGCAATTTCAATCTGCCACAATTTACCACTTTTTTTTGTAGTATTACTTTAGTAATTTGTTGTCTTTTTTATTCTTCTACTATCTTCTTTCTTGTACTTCGATTATCGCAGTATTTTGTTGTAGTATTAGTCATATCTTTTTTTCGATCTGCTTTAAATAAATTGTTTTTCCTTGAGTCGatggtctatcgaaaataacatTTACCTCCCAAGACAAGGATAAAGATTGCATACATTCTACTCTCCAAGATCGTACTCGTGAAATTgcattggatatgttgttgtacaTGGGGGGTATATGTGATGTGAAATTCATGCCTTGTCTGGTGGTTTTTAGGACAAAAATAATGAGCATGCCATCCACAGAGAGGCCACAAGATCTTCATTATCTTAATTCCAGAGTTTTAGCAAAGTCACTACAAACTTTGAAGACTCCACTAATCAAACACTTAAGTTTGCTTCCATAAAGTATACCAATGTCCTTGTATCTGTCAAACAAACAagtttactttttattttgtaaaaagttaaaattaatctTAGCCTAACTCAcactcaaaagctagctcatgaggaggagGATTGTCCAAGCCTTATAAAGAAACCACCCATCTCATTGACAATCAATGTGAgacttttttctcaatctttaacACCTCACCTCATGTCTAGTCCTAGTTAACTGGGCGTGGACAATCTCCTCGAATCTAAATCGGGAGCCCAACATTGGGTGAGAATGGGCCCTTCTCTGATACCGTGATAAAATGTGAGCTTGAAAAGCTCAACTCTGCAACAATGGTGAACTCTTAACAGAAGAGAATAGAAAAGAAGCTGGAAACTGTAATTTGTATTGAGAAAAGTATCTAATCTACCCTCTCTTGTACATCAACCCTCTATATATAGAAGTGTAgtgaagaagcagaagaagaaagaaaaatatttcgaTGACAGCTGGCAATACAGTTGTTCGTTACCACATCTACACTAACTTCTATGCTCACTACTTAACTACGAATGATCAGTCACAGGATTAGTAACTAACTGACAAACTAGGACAGTCCATAAAATGTAATAGTACTCATAGATGAAAGAGAAGTTTTCGAATAATATATGAGGATTGTTGTACAGGAAAGCACTTGCATCAACACAGATATGAGTCATATATTATACTTTCTTATTGTATTATAAATATGGAGTGTGCTCTAGCTAAGAAAGCAAAATATTAAAGTATTCCAGGAAAGGTGTCATCCACATAGTGGCCACAAGCTCTTTCATTGAAGAATTCAGAAGGAAGAAATAGAGTTGATTCATTAAAGCCAAAAAGCTCTAATATAATCTTACTGTTGTTTAACATGTGATGTCCTGTGGTTTTAGGATACAAATAATATATCTTTCAATTAAAAACAAGCAGAACAGTACTGCATCAAACAACAACCTAGTGCAGCTTTTGCTAATTTTAACAACATTAAACATCATGCATccacattttttatttcaatgtCATACAAGGCATAATTACATTACATTAGCTGATCCGCCAAGAAAGCAACTACTAGCAACTAGCCAATAGAGGAAAAAAAAGGTCCATCTAAATATTAAATACCCACCAAATGGAGGTGGTTTTATGAAGAGAGATTTTGAAGGaaaaataaggaatatacaaaataacTATTACAAGTGACAACATCATATCCTAAGTATTTAACAGAACACTTGCAGAGGAGTCTCACAAAACTGATACAAACATTTATACACAGTTAATTCTAAAGGAAAAACTGAATAGTAGTTCACGAAAGTACAAATCGCAAATCTATTGTCTGCCAAGAGCAGAGTGAACAGCTTCACATTATTGCATTTTTCAGGTTTCCCCCAAGCAAAGTCATGAGGCCACCACCATGAACTCTGCCCTCTGGAACAACATACTCAAAGTTGTTGTTTGTGTTGCGTCTTCCAATCCCAAGGTCGGTGCTTCTGTCATCCGGCTTCTCTGAACAAGTTAATGAGGCCTTCATTGACAAGGGTACCAATACCTGTGGTGGTATAAGTTGCTGTCTTTCAGCTGGCGTATCGAGTGAATGAACCGAATCTGAGACCATGCTCACCATAGATGAAGAACGATTGTTCTCAAAAGAGCTCTTTGCATGAGAGGCAGCAGGGACCAGTCCATGGAAAAGTCCTGGTCCGATCATGCCTCCTTTATTTGTATTCTTCCCATTTAACAAGCTGCTGTGAGCAGCACATAGCCCTCCCCTGCCCCTGGCAAACTTCTCGCATTTCCCCTCTCCCCAGCTACAACGCTTACCACCACCATGAGCCTTGCAAAAGTCGGTGCTTCCTTGAGCACTCTTTTCACAGTTCTCAAACTTGCAGCGTTTCCCCCCTCCATGCCTAACACAACAATCAGTACGCCCTCTAGCACTCTTGGTGCATCCTGGAACAGCACACCTCTTCCCACCGCCATGGGCAACACAAAAGTTTGTGCCACCGTGTACGCTTTTGGGGCAGATACCACCACCATCAAAGAGACACCGCTTTCCACCACCATGTGCTTTGCAAAGAGGCGTACTCCCTTCAGCTCCTTTGGTGCAGCCAGCAAATATGCAACGCTTTCCACCACCATGTGCTTTGCAGAACAAAGTGCTCCCCTGTGCGCCCTTTGAACAACTAGGGAATTGGCAACGGCGTCCACCACCATGTGAAATGCACAAGCCAACTTTCCCCTCAGCACTTCGAGTGCATCCTTCCATATTGCACCTCTTTCCTCCACCATGCTTGATGCAAAGGCCTGACTTGCCACGTGCTGCTCTAGTGCAACCTCCAGCAAAGCCACAACGCCTTCCACCACCATGTGCTATGCAGTAGTCAGTCTTTCCTTCAGCACTTTTAGTGCATCCCAAGTGCTCGCA contains:
- the LOC107840014 gene encoding uncharacterized protein LOC107840014 isoform X2, which encodes MGISSPKDVELPRSDTTLRLDCFGYGGNECVRFVSSGTNSRSHIMQQNAVDDGCKLVLGLGPTPTICSDDYYPCGSNKDKGFTALLNHGVLSETDSILKLGLSGSTNEISDALDFSAITQSSAGAPLHINQLSPDGKRPAIPILDEGSTSAKKSGGYMPSLLLAPRIENSQRSFQNKEVLEQGAKSHFHLPELSSEPSCISDYSMSNLSEPTTMATSSRKITNPKRCKFPGCSKGARGATGLCIGHGGGQRCQKPGCNKGAESRTAYCKAHGGGKRCEHLGCTKSAEGKTDYCIAHGGGRRCGFAGGCTRAARGKSGLCIKHGGGKRCNMEGCTRSAEGKVGLCISHGGGRRCQFPSCSKGAQGSTLFCKAHGGGKRCIFAGCTKGAEGSTPLCKAHGGGKRCLFDGGGICPKSVHGGTNFCVAHGGGKRCAVPGCTKSARGRTDCCVRHGGGKRCKFENCEKSAQGSTDFCKAHGGGKRCSWGEGKCEKFARGRGGLCAAHSSLLNGKNTNKGGMIGPGLFHGLVPAASHAKSSFENNRSSSMVSMVSDSVHSLDTPAERQQLIPPQVLVPLSMKASLTCSEKPDDRSTDLGIGRRNTNNNFEYVVPEGRVHGGGLMTLLGGNLKNAIM
- the LOC107840014 gene encoding uncharacterized protein LOC107840014 isoform X1 produces the protein MITSFDPNKSSMYRVPDVELPRSDTTLRLDCFGYGGNECVRFVSSGTNSRSHIMQQNAVDDGCKLVLGLGPTPTICSDDYYPCGSNKDKGFTALLNHGVLSETDSILKLGLSGSTNEISDALDFSAITQSSAGAPLHINQLSPDGKRPAIPILDEGSTSAKKSGGYMPSLLLAPRIENSQRSFQNKEVLEQGAKSHFHLPELSSEPSCISDYSMSNLSEPTTMATSSRKITNPKRCKFPGCSKGARGATGLCIGHGGGQRCQKPGCNKGAESRTAYCKAHGGGKRCEHLGCTKSAEGKTDYCIAHGGGRRCGFAGGCTRAARGKSGLCIKHGGGKRCNMEGCTRSAEGKVGLCISHGGGRRCQFPSCSKGAQGSTLFCKAHGGGKRCIFAGCTKGAEGSTPLCKAHGGGKRCLFDGGGICPKSVHGGTNFCVAHGGGKRCAVPGCTKSARGRTDCCVRHGGGKRCKFENCEKSAQGSTDFCKAHGGGKRCSWGEGKCEKFARGRGGLCAAHSSLLNGKNTNKGGMIGPGLFHGLVPAASHAKSSFENNRSSSMVSMVSDSVHSLDTPAERQQLIPPQVLVPLSMKASLTCSEKPDDRSTDLGIGRRNTNNNFEYVVPEGRVHGGGLMTLLGGNLKNAIM